The genomic segment GGAAAACTTCGAGTACTGAGCAATCAATGCACCAGAAAAAGCGACAAGCCCATTAGATAGGCCTAACCCTAGGATTACAAGAGTATCTGTATTCGCTGAAAAGCTGCGAATCATTTTCTTATTATCACCAGTTGCCCGTATTGCAAGCCCGATTTCTGTTTGTAAAAACCAATCTACAACGACTTTAATAAGCAATGTAGCTATAATCATTAAAAATAACGTTCCCCATGTAGAAGGTAAGTATGTAACGCCTAGCATGCTGAAGAATTGATTGATTGACTCATCAATGCCAAGCGTACTCCAAAATACATAGAATTTACTAAACAACGTCTCTGCATTTAACAAAGGAATATTGGGACGTCCAACAGAACTATCCGACGTCATCCCCATAATCCTTAAATTGATAGAGTACAAGGCAATCATCATCAAGATACCCGCAAGTAATGGATTAATCTTTCCTTTCGTATGTAAAAGACCCGTAATACAACCGGCAATAAATCCAATAACAATGGCGACTCCAGTTGCGAATAACGGATGATACCCAAAGACAATCATCGTGGCTGCAACCGCTGCCCCTGTTACGAAACTTCCGTCAACCGTTAGATCGGGAAAATCTAGCACCCGGAATGTGATGTACACACCGAGTGCCATGATTGCATAGATGATTCCTTGCTCCACAGAGCCGAATATAGCACTAAACATACAGAATCATCTCCTAATTTATTCGCTTAATTCAGCTTTCCATTCGTCCTTGATATCAAGACCAAGTGTATCAGCTGTAGCTTTATTTATAACAAATTTTAAGTTTTGAGGAATTTGAACGGGCAAATCAGCTGGTTTACTTTCGCCTTTTAAGATCTTAACAGCCATTTGACCTGCTTCAAAACCTATATCGTAAAATTCAAATCCATATGCGCCTAAACCGCCGCGTTTTACGGAGTCGAACTCACCGACTAACAGCGGAATCTTATTGGCATTCGCAACATCTATCACCGATTCAAGTGCTGACACAACCGTATTATCTGTAATAATGTAGAAAGCATCTACTTTACCAATCAATGATTCAGTAGCTTGCTTCACATCCGCGGATGTTGCAACTGGTGCTTCCTTTACAGTCATATCCATATCTTTCAATATTTCCTTAACTGCGTCAACTTGTGAACGTGAGTTTTGCTCTCCTGCGTTAAAGACCATTCCAACATTTTTAACGCCTAATTCTTCTTTCATGAACTTCATCGTTGCTGGAATTGCTTCAGGGTGATTATCAATTGTCCCAGTCACATTGCCGCCTGGACTTTCCATTGAAGCAACTAGTTCAGCACTTACAGCATCAGTTACCGATGTAAATACAATTGGAATTTCTTGTGTCGCTACTGCGACTGCTTGTGCACTAGGCGTCGAGTTCGCAAAAATTAAATCAACGCCTGAACTGACTAAGTTATTAGCTATCGTTGTATTAGAGCTATTATCATTCTGAGCATTTTGCTCAACGTATTCCACGTCAAGACCTGCATCAGCCAATGCTTTTTTAAATCCGTCTGCCGCAGCATTCAAAGATGGATGCTCGACAATTTGAGTCATACCAATTTTATATTTCTTCGTATCTTCATTAGTCCCTTGCTCTTTTTCATCATTTGATGGCTTGGATGCATTCTCTGCTTTGTTTTCTCCACATGCCGCAAGGATGAAAATAACGCTAAATAATGCAACTGCATACTTTAACCAATTTGTTTTCATTTTTGTTCCCCCTTTTTCATTATCGCCTTCTTTAATAGACTTGTCTTTACGACGATAATTATTCGTAACAATACACTGTTTGCAAATGTTAGTCAATGGAATTTTAAGTATTCTAAACATTGAAGCGCTTACATTTTCTAAATAGTGTTTTTTGTTTTTTAATTATTAACGATTCATTTTAATGTATAAAAACTCAATGAATTACTTGGGTCATTTTTACGTACAAAAAAACGACCAATACCCGCCGAAGGAGTTTTGACCGTTTTTCTACACAATTAGGGATAATCCGCATTTGAGCTGAGTAATTACTTCATTTATTACGATACTTTTTCTTGATATCTATTAATTAACTCATCCAATTCTTGACTACACGCGACAACAAGGGGATGCGTATATCCGAAAGTTTTTGCTTTTCTATACATGACTTTTCTCTTAATCCCAATTTGAAACAACAACGCCTTTTCATTCAGTAGCCTTTTCACAAATCTTCCTCCATATAATATATTCGGCTTCAAATTATGCGCTCTTTATCTAGTAGGTTCGGAAGCAACTAGTTCATCGTACAACATGATGTTTAAAAAAAATGTCGTATTAAGGCAAGATTACATTAATTCATAAATTTGTCACAAATCATAGGAATATAAGTCGTATTAGTTGATTCTTAAAGCTTTGAGCATGTTTTCATTCGTGGATTGATTGTATTTTTAACTATTTCACTTAAAATGGTTTACATCATATTCAGCTGGGTATAGATAGATTACAAGGTGAAACAACCTGAAGAAGCTATTCGTAGACGAGTAACCTACAAGTAACTTCTAATGGATGAAATGCACAGCCTTGGCGGAAAATTTGCTTTACTGGCGACTAGTTACATTCGATGAGAACCACCTGATTTAGAGTTAAGTTGTGTATCACTTAGCTATTCATCCGGCATTAGGGATGAATAATTAAGGCTTTAACTAAGTAATACAGGTTAATCACGAAGTGTTAGACCAAGCAGTAAGCGTTACGTTTTTTGTTTAAGTGCAATTTGAATACTGACAGCTATGCCAAAAGTGGCGGCGCACGTCAAGCTTATCAAGCTGAAAGACGAGTATTAAATAATCGTCAGTAAAAACAGTTTGTATCATTGAAAAAACAAATTTTCCGAGTGCACCCCTTTCATAGGGGAATGAAAAAGCATGGTCCTTCATGGATCATGCTTTTTTTCGTCTCAATAAATTTCTTCACAGCTAATACGAATTGAAATCGTTTTTGAAGCCATATTAACGTAGAATACACTTATTGAAATGGAGGGTTTATTATGACAAAAGATAATCCAAAAGGAAATACCGACAAGTCAGCCCCATCGAAACATAAAAAATTAAACTCGAACACAATGAAAGAAGAGATTTCGCTTGAGTTAGCCGAACTCGGAAACTTAAACCCGAAGCATGAACCGATGACAAAAAACGACAGGCAAAAGAGTGAATCGGAAAAGACTTATTAATAATAGAAGATATTTACTGAAAACCACTAGGTATAACCAACCCTAGTGGTTATTTTTTCGAAGTACCCTACGGCAAAAACAAAACTGTTGAGGAAATTCCATCAATATGTTCCTTATCCGCCCATAATATAAAGTAATTATAAGATATTCCATCAATCATTATCGGACTCGGATAATTTGCGATAAAGGCTGCCTGCCCCTTCATTTCAGCTGGTTGATCGGCAGAAGGTAAAATAGTGCATGACTGTTCATATGGGTTTTGTGATTGTATTATTCGAGGCACCGAGCCATAGGGCATTAGTTTTTGAAAAGCTTCGTCATGGCATACCTTGTCGATCGAATCGGATCCCAAAAGAGCTGAAATCTGAAAAAAGCCATCATCGCCTTCGTATCTTTCATTGTTTACCCTATGCCAACTTGCGGGATATTGAAAGTTAACGTCAAAAGTCTCGTTCGTAAATTCCGCTTTTGACAAATCCATAATCGGTGTTGGCGACCATTGCACTGACGTGATAGTCACGTCTTCAATGAGCCTAATTGGGACAGGATGGGTTAGATCAAGCACCCACAGCTCATTGGCAAATTCCTGCTCTTTACACCCAGAAAGGTATGCAATTTTTCTTCCGTCAGGCGACCAAGTAACTGGTGTCGAAAAGCAATTCGAAATCGCCCATATCCGATCATCATTCCCAAGTCGCTCCACAGTTCTTATTTGCGTAAAATAGCCTCTATCATCAGATGCGGTCGCACTATACGCGATTCGTAAAGAATCAGGTGACCATTCCGGGAAATAGTTTTTCCCATCTGGTCCCCCTTTCACTTCATGCACAACACCTGTAGCAAGCTCCACAGTGTAAATAATTGAAACACTTGCACCTGGTGTTGTATAGAGAGCAAAGCTACCATCGGGTGATAGACGCGCATCATGAAGAGGACCGTTCGTATTTCTAGTAATTTGCTTTTTAGCCATTCCATTTGTATCACTGCTGAATAGCTGACTTATACCTGATGCATCCAGAGCTTGAAACATTAATTCCGTGCCACTCGGAAACCAGTTCACTTCTGATGCACCAGGTTGCCTGATCGTCTTCGCTGCATGCAACGTGGCGTTATACAGTATAATCATTCCTCGGGTCGCATAAGCTAAACTTGAACTGTCTGGAGACCAACCCAGACTGAAATCTCCCCCTTCTTCCAACTGATCAATACCAGCGATTAAACCCGTTGCTGTATAAATAACATAGATAATCCTATCCTTCCCAACAAATGCGATTCGGCCGCTATCCGGCGACCAAATTGGTTGCGAGCGTGCATCGCCTAAACCACTTGTAAGTTGTCTATTTTTCCCGGTCCGCGGATTATACACCCAAATATCATACTGCCCTCCGCGATTAGATGTATAAGCAAGAAATCCTCGATCAGCGGTAGGTGCGAAAGGAATACTTAATCTCATTCCAGGAGTTAGAGCTGTGGATGGCAGTTCGTTGGTCGTCTGTAAATACTTAGGATTACTTTGACCACCTGTTGTCACGTTGAAACGCTTGGCAATCTGAACCAATGTGTCCCGAGGTTGAACGACGTAATAAGCAACACCAGGTGGGATTTCAAGTAATTGACCTATCTGTAAGGCATATGGTGGCCTTAGCCTATTTGTTTCGACAATCAAAGAAACAGGAACACCATACATTTGAGAAATCCGGTACACGGAATCTCCCGACTTAACGCGGTATTTATTGACGCCAGGTGGAATTGACAACTGTTGCCCGATAGTGATTCTATATGGTTGCGTTAAATTATTTGCGGCAATAAGGGATTTCACTGGAAGTTCCCACCGCTTTGCTATGTTATTTAATGTGTCGCCAGTCCTAACTACATAAAAAAGTTGCATCGCTAACACATCCTTCCATTTTGACAACATCGTAATTTCCCACGTTAAATGTGAACAGAATTCAATTGCTCTACCCACACCTAGGTTATTCGTCTAGCGGGCGGTATGTTCTAACCATGACATTAATTCAAAGTAGAAAGCACAAAAAAACGAACGGCTCTTTTTAAAAAAGAGCCGTTCGTTTTTCCAATTTCGCTTATCTACTTTTCAAAGACTTGGTGAAGCACATCACTCGGTTTACTGTTATTCAAGTTTTTATAAATGCAGCTTGCTGGTTTTTCACGCAATGTTTCGGCGAAAGCGTTCGCTAAATCAGCTTCACCCGACACATGTATTTCTTGCCAGCCGCGTTCCTTTTTCAATTTCCCAACAATTTCACCCATTCCTTTATAGAACCGCTGAAGGTTTTCTCTCAAACGTGGTTCTAAGGCGTCGTCACGAGTAGCCCCGGTTAGTGTTTCGTTAGGATCTTTTTTCTGACTTTTTCCCCATCCTTCCAAATTCGCGTCGAATACATAGGTGGCTTCATCAATAACGGCCCCCATTGCTGTATCTAAAATGCGTACTTCCCCAAAGCTCGGCAAGATAATCCCCGCTTCCGGATATGCTTTGTACATATATTCCATCTCTTCAGTGACTGGGTGGTTTTCCCAGTGGAAGCTTGTTTTCACTGGGACTTGAACATAGTGAACTGCCCATAATTCCGGCTCTAATGATGCAAAAATCACAACACCTTTGCTTAGATCATTCTTATTATCCTCGACTTCTGTTTGAACTTTCTTTCTAAGTTCAGTAAAATTTTTCAATTCCTTTTCATCTTTGGAAGCTTTAATATACTCGTCAATCCGCTTCAATCCACTCTTCAAATGAATTCTCCATGCCCCGTTTAGTTGATCAGGATCACCGGGATTAGTGTTTAAATAGACACTCAATACACAACGGTCATCACAGTGAAAGTCTTTTAAGGTTTTAAGTTCTTTGCTTAATGACATAATTACATTAACCTCCTTAATTTTCGATTCACTATTAGCATACCCTCACGTGCTTAGTCTAAAACGAATTGTGAGTACACTTACATTTACAAGTTAATAATGGATTAGAAAAAGCTGTTTTCAAAATCCTCTGCACATGGACTTTGAAGACAGCTTTTCATTTCATTAAATAAATAAGCTAAGTAGTAATACAACACCAAGACCAACAATCGAGTTCGTGAATAAAAGAAGGCCCCATGTTTTGAATGTGTCTTTAATGGATAAGTTGAAGTACTCTTTAAACAACCAAAACGATGCGTCATTTACATGAGTAATCGTGTTACTTCCTGCGGCTGTTGCTAAAACCATTAATACAGGATTCACATCAAACGTATGAATAAGCGGACCTACGATTCCAGCAGCGGTTATCGCAGAAACAACGCCTGTCCCTGTTGCAATACGAAGCATTGCCGTGATGACCCATGCCATAATTAACGGAGATACACTTGTATTTTCCATCATTCCAGCGATAAAGTCACCAATTCCTGTATCTAAAATGATTTGTTTGAATGCACCACCGGCACCAACAATG from the Sporosarcina psychrophila genome contains:
- a CDS encoding LysM peptidoglycan-binding domain-containing protein, whose amino-acid sequence is MQLFYVVRTGDTLNNIAKRWELPVKSLIAANNLTQPYRITIGQQLSIPPGVNKYRVKSGDSVYRISQMYGVPVSLIVETNRLRPPYALQIGQLLEIPPGVAYYVVQPRDTLVQIAKRFNVTTGGQSNPKYLQTTNELPSTALTPGMRLSIPFAPTADRGFLAYTSNRGGQYDIWVYNPRTGKNRQLTSGLGDARSQPIWSPDSGRIAFVGKDRIIYVIYTATGLIAGIDQLEEGGDFSLGWSPDSSSLAYATRGMIILYNATLHAAKTIRQPGASEVNWFPSGTELMFQALDASGISQLFSSDTNGMAKKQITRNTNGPLHDARLSPDGSFALYTTPGASVSIIYTVELATGVVHEVKGGPDGKNYFPEWSPDSLRIAYSATASDDRGYFTQIRTVERLGNDDRIWAISNCFSTPVTWSPDGRKIAYLSGCKEQEFANELWVLDLTHPVPIRLIEDVTITSVQWSPTPIMDLSKAEFTNETFDVNFQYPASWHRVNNERYEGDDGFFQISALLGSDSIDKVCHDEAFQKLMPYGSVPRIIQSQNPYEQSCTILPSADQPAEMKGQAAFIANYPSPIMIDGISYNYFILWADKEHIDGISSTVLFLP
- a CDS encoding VLRF1 family aeRF1-type release factor; this translates as MSLSKELKTLKDFHCDDRCVLSVYLNTNPGDPDQLNGAWRIHLKSGLKRIDEYIKASKDEKELKNFTELRKKVQTEVEDNKNDLSKGVVIFASLEPELWAVHYVQVPVKTSFHWENHPVTEEMEYMYKAYPEAGIILPSFGEVRILDTAMGAVIDEATYVFDANLEGWGKSQKKDPNETLTGATRDDALEPRLRENLQRFYKGMGEIVGKLKKERGWQEIHVSGEADLANAFAETLREKPASCIYKNLNNSKPSDVLHQVFEK
- a CDS encoding ABC transporter substrate-binding protein, which translates into the protein MKTNWLKYAVALFSVIFILAACGENKAENASKPSNDEKEQGTNEDTKKYKIGMTQIVEHPSLNAAADGFKKALADAGLDVEYVEQNAQNDNSSNTTIANNLVSSGVDLIFANSTPSAQAVAVATQEIPIVFTSVTDAVSAELVASMESPGGNVTGTIDNHPEAIPATMKFMKEELGVKNVGMVFNAGEQNSRSQVDAVKEILKDMDMTVKEAPVATSADVKQATESLIGKVDAFYIITDNTVVSALESVIDVANANKIPLLVGEFDSVKRGGLGAYGFEFYDIGFEAGQMAVKILKGESKPADLPVQIPQNLKFVINKATADTLGLDIKDEWKAELSE
- a CDS encoding ABC transporter permease — its product is MFSAIFGSVEQGIIYAIMALGVYITFRVLDFPDLTVDGSFVTGAAVAATMIVFGYHPLFATGVAIVIGFIAGCITGLLHTKGKINPLLAGILMMIALYSINLRIMGMTSDSSVGRPNIPLLNAETLFSKFYVFWSTLGIDESINQFFSMLGVTYLPSTWGTLFLMIIATLLIKVVVDWFLQTEIGLAIRATGDNKKMIRSFSANTDTLVILGLGLSNGLVAFSGALIAQYSKFSDIGMGIGMIIIGLASVIIGEAIFGTKTIMRTTLAVIAGAIIYRIVLGLALRVEFLDTGDMKLITAVIVIAALILPQYIDKRRENKRKAKRHAERLTTYDHVLNKGGNAIAETPTDK
- a CDS encoding aspartyl-phosphate phosphatase Spo0E family protein, whose translation is MKRLLNEKALLFQIGIKRKVMYRKAKTFGYTHPLVVACSQELDELINRYQEKVS